The Mustelus asterias chromosome 23, sMusAst1.hap1.1, whole genome shotgun sequence genome window below encodes:
- the LOC144510482 gene encoding uncharacterized protein LOC144510482, which yields MEKPWKCEDCGKGFRVPSQLEIHRRIHTGERPFICRVCGKGFTCSSHLLRHQRVHTGERPFTCSDCGKGFTQLSTLQRHQRVHTGERPFICSDCGKGFTQLSNMQTHQQVHKQFPRLDSAVFAAANHIQDRTMFVLTVGDMGGSKGFFLLDWPVSQLCFQWADAL from the coding sequence atggagaaaccatggaaatgtgaggactgtgggaaaggattcagggtcccatctcagctggaaattcatcgacgcattcacactggagagaggccattcatctgccgtgtgtgtggaaagggattcacctgttcatcccacttgctgagacatcagcgagttcacaccggggagagaccattcacctgctctgattgtgggaagggattcactcagttatccactctgcagagacaccagcgagttcacactggggagagaccattcatctgctctgattgtgggaagggattcactcaattatcgaatatgcagacacatcagcaagttcacaagcaATTCccgaggttggattctgctgtttttgctgctgctaatcacatccaggacagaACCATGTTcgttctgacagttggtgacatGGGAGGGTCGaaaggtttctttctgctggactggccagtctcacaactttgcttccagtgggctgatgctctttga